A single region of the Oryzias latipes chromosome 21, ASM223467v1 genome encodes:
- the tex30 gene encoding testis-expressed protein 30, which produces MDTFFEETVKIPFGTKILDAAWSVPTTSTHALTAVILTHGAGADMNFRHLASLARALASDGLLCLRFTCRALNLAYRVKAYHAAWNYLKSQGKFAVKSIYLGGRSMGGRAAAALARQLSQDGDDAPQGLICLSFPLHPPAQSHAHLQRSEDLRMLPASIPVLFVSGTEDDMCDRDLFNKMMKDMEAPTEVFWLQGGSHGLAVRGRSEESIMDEVNQKVISWISEM; this is translated from the exons ATGGACACGTTTTTCGAG GAAACCGTGAAGATTCCGTTTGGGACCAAGATTCTGGATGCGGCGTGGAGCGTCCCGACCACTTCCACGCATGCGCTCACCGCCGTCATACTCACACACGGCGCAGGCGCAGACATGAACTTCAGGCACCTGGCGTCCCTGGCGCGCGCCCTGGCATCAGACGGACTGCTCTGCCTCCGCTTCACCTGCAGGGCTCTAAACCTGGCTTACAGGGTGAAAGCGTATCACGCTGCCTGG AATTACTTGAAATCACAGGGGAAGTTTGCAGTAAAATCCATATATCTAGGAG GTAGGTCGATGGGCGGCCGGGCGGCTGCGGCGCTGGCCAGGCAGCTGAGCCAGGACGGAGATGATGCTCCGCAGGGCCTCATCTGCCTGAGCTTCCCCCTGCATCCTCCAGCGCAGAGCCACGCCCACCTGCAGAGGAGTGAAGATCTGCGCATGCTCCCCGCAAGCATCCCGGTGCTGTTTGTGTCTGGGACGGAGGACGACATGTGTGACAGG GACCTTTTCAACaagatgatgaaggacatggaAGCTCCCACTGAGGTGTTCTGGCTGCAGGGAGGCAGCCATGGACTGGCTGTCAGAGGACGGTCTGAGGAATCCATCATGGATGAGGTCAACCAAAAAGTTATCTCCTGGATAAGTGAGATGTGA